CCCTCGGTTTCGACGGTCGTCTGAGCCGCCAGGATCGCCCGCCGGAGATTGCCGTCGGCGTAGCCCGCGACGAACTCGAGGCCGTCCCAGTCGTAGTCGACGTCTTCAGCCTCGACGATCCGCTCCAGGACGGCGACCGTTTCCTCGCTCGAGGGGGCGCGCATCGAGACGGGGAAACACCGCGAGCGGATCGGTGGGATGAGCTTCGTGGGCTGGCGCGTCGCGAGGACGAACTGGGTCGTCCGGTGGTGCTGTTCCATGATCCGGCGCAGCGCCTGCTGAAAGTCTTCGCGAACGGCCTCGGCGTTGTCCAGGAGGACAGTCTTGTACGATCCCGAGACAGGAGCGTAGCTCGCCGATTCCTTGAGGACGTGGTTGATCATGTCGCGTTTGGACATCGACGAGCGGCCGGTCAGGAAGTGTGCGAACCGAGGGTCGTTCTTGATTTCGGTCTTCGTCCGCCCGAAGAAGTCCGCGACGTTGATGATGATCAGGTCGTTGTCCGCAGTACCGCTGGACCCCGTTCGGCGTTCCCCGGAGTCATTCGTAGCCGACTCCGGGACCCCGTGCGCCGCCGCCGCGAGTGCCTTCGTTGCCGCCGTCTTCCCACTTCCGGGCGGGCCCTGCAGAATGAGGTTGATCGGCTCCTCGACGGCGCGCTCGAGGTACGCGCGGGCGTCGTCTTGGGGCAACTCCTCGAGGGTCGGCGCGTACGTTTCCGTCCACAGCGGCGCGTCCATCGCCTGTTCGTAGGGAGGGGCGAGGTAAGAATCGGTCGGTTAGCGAGCGGTTTGCGGCCAGCGGTTCGCAATCAGCATTCCAACGTCACCCCTCCTGGATCTGGTCGTCGTCCGACGGGAGCGCTGCCCGAATTCGATCGCCGTCGATCACGATTGCATCGGCGTTCGGGAACCCCTCTTCCTCGTCGTACTCGTCCGGTTCGCCCGAGTAGAGCACGACGAACAGGGTTTCGTCGCCTTCGGCCTCGAACTCGAGAGTGACGTTCTCGTGGGTCCCAGCGGAGAGGTTCTCGCTGATCCCGCGAACGGCCTGCGACTCGTTTTCGACGGTCAGGAACCCGTCTTCGGGAAGCGTGACGTTGACGGTCGCCGTCGACTCGTTCGCCTCGAGTAGCGCGAGTTCGGGGGGCGTGTCGTACTGGATGGTGAGCGTGTCGAGTTGGCCGTGGTCGGTCGTGTAGATGCCGATCGTTCGGTCTCCGGGGTCGAGCCGCGCCGTCTCGAGTTCGAAGCTGACGGTGGTGGTCTCCTCGGCCTCGAGAGCGATGATCTTTCGCTCGAGTACCTCGCCATCGACACGAATCTCGACGCGCTGACGATTCTCGACGTCCCTTGGGTTGCGGATTTCAGCCTCTACGGTGACCGTCTCGTTGGTCGTCGCCGTCGTCGGCAGCGAGAGCGACTCTACCTGGAACGAGTCGGTTGGGGTGTCGCCCTCGCGCTCGCTCAGGGTGACGCTCGCGGTATCGGAGACCGGAAGGTCGTTTTCGGTGTACGGACGATCCTCCTGGCCGTCGCTCTCCTCGAACGTGTAGGTCCCTTCGTCCGCCGTGTCCTGGTGGACCGTCGCCGTGAGTTGCCCGACGAGGTCGCCGCCGTCCTCATCGGTCTGCTCGATCGTGACGTTCTCGTGTGAGCCGGAATCGAGGCGATCGGAGACCGCGACCGTCTCGCCGGCGCTGTTCGTGATGACGATGAATCCCCCGTCTGAGAGCGTGACCGACTCGACCTCGACGCCCGAGCCGTTGGTCGTCTGATCGGGGAACGTGATCGATGCCTCGGGTTCCTCTTCGACGCCGAACAACGCCGGCGCCTGGCCGACGGCGAGTCCGGCGGCGAGGACGACGGCGATAGCGACCAGTAACGCGAGCAGCAGTTTGGCCGTTCCGAGGGTGAGGTTCGAACTCATCGAAGCTTCGGGTACGTTGTCCTACGAGACACACACGGTAAAATGACCGGTTCGTTCCCGTCGACTTGTCGGTGTAGTCGTCGAATACCGGGTCGGTCAGTGACGGCGAATCCATTACCTCGATGTCGGACGCGTCGACGGTCGAATTTGGATTCGAAGCGGGTTTAGCCCCAGCGGACGGATCACGGACCAATGACACTGTGCGTGACGTTCCTGGGGACGAGCGGGGCGATTCCGACGACCGGTCGGAACCCGAGCAGCCTCTTCGTCGCCCGCGAGGGCGAGCAGTTCCTGTTCGACGCCGGCGAGGGGACCCAGCGCCAGATGATGCGCTTTGGGACCGGGTTCTCAGTTTCTCACCTGTTCGTCACGCACACCCACGGCGACCACGTCCTCGGGATTCCAGGCCTCCTCCAGACGATGGCGTTCAACGACCGCGAGGAGCCGCTGGCTATTCACTGCCCGCGTGGGACGCGCCGTCACCTTCGGTCGCTCGTCACCCTCCTCGGCAATCGACCCTCGTTTCCGGTCCGCATCAACGAGGTCGACGGCGGTGACGTCGTCTACCGCGGCGGCGACTACGAGGTACGGGCGTTCGACACCGACCACGACACCCGATCGGTCGGCTACGCGCTGGTCGAGGACGATCGAAAGGGACGCTTCGACCGCGAGCGAGCCGAGGAACTCGGCGTCCCCGTCGGCCCCGCCTTTTCGCGACTCCACGAGGGCGAGCCGGTCGAACTCGAGGACGGCGCCGTCGTCCGGCCCGAACAGGTCGTCGGCGAGCCACGTCCTGGTCGGTCGCTCGTCTACACGGGCGACACGCGCCCCACCGAGGCGACCCTCGAGGTCGCCGACGACCCCGACCTGCTGATTCACGACGCGACGTTCGCCGACGACTGGGCCGACCGGGCCGACCACACGGCTCACTCGACGGCGCGCCAGGCCGGCCGGGTCGCCAGCCGGGCCGGGGCGAAACGGCTCGCGCTGGTCCACATCTCCTCGCGGTACGCCGGCCGACCGACGTCTCACCTCGCAGAGGCCCGCGAGGCGTTCGACGGCGATCCGGAGGTCGTTTCAATTCCCGACGACGGCGGCTCCATCGATGTTCCGTATCCGGACGAGTGAGGCGGTGCTCGAGAAGCGACGAGTCGACCATGCGAGGCGACGAGCGAGGGCGTTTCGTCCAGCAGATGGCGGGAAGCGTTCGGCTACTAACAAGCGCATAAACCAAACATATCGAAAAGCCGACCGGACCTTAACGAGACGGTAGTCGAATTTAGACTCAGTTCATCGACTTTACGTTCGTAATTGCTATATAACTCATCGTCGACCGGCCGATATGGTGAGTACGCAGTGTTAGAGTACATCAAACCCTTCACCGACATCGTCTTTCCGGCGGTGTACATCCTGTTCTTCATCGGGACGATCGGCGTTCTGGCGTTCGCCAACAGATCCATCGCGAAAAAGGTCTGGTTGGCGTGTTTTTTCGCCCTGTTGGTGGCGGTGACGGTCGTCGGGATGACCGTCATGCCCGTCGTCGAGATGCACAAGTACTCCCAGCCGAACAGCGACGAGATGACCTACTACGAGGTCCGAATCGTCGACTCAGCGGGGAACGAAATCGAGCTCGACGATCGTGCTACGCCGCCGATGACTGGCTCGCGGACGTCGTCTGTGGGCCAGAAGATGGCCTACCAGTACGACGATGAGGAACGCATGGAGATGGGTAGATTCTACATCGAGAAGGTGAACAGGTATCGAGCGACGATCGAATCGGGCGGTCCCCCGATCTATACGGCGCTGGAACCGCCACGCTACGTCGACGACCAGCAGTGGACCGCCGAGCAACTCAAGAACTACGAAGAGTTCGAGTCAGTCCGTATCTACGAGCGAACCATAGTCGTTAACGAGGATAACGATGCAGTCGAGCGCAACGAGGAAACGCACCTCGTGACGATCGACATCGCTAACGAGACCGTTACCGAAAACGAGACTGCAATCGAGGGTGAGCAGGCATGAGCGCGTTCGTCAACTACTTCGACGACGACACCCGATCGACCCCGATCAACCTCGCCGTCGTTCGCGTGCTCCTCGGATCGTGGGTGCTCTGGCGAATGCTCTCGCTCGACTGGGACTTCTACGGCGAGTGGCCCCGGCACTTCAACCCGCCAATCGCCTACCTCCATCAGGACGTCTTCTTCACCCTGCTGCCGTACCTGCAGTGGGTCCTCGCAGGGTTGCTGGTCCTGTTCATCGTCGGGTACAAGACCCGGTGGTCGGGCGGTCTCGCCAGCCTCCTGATGATGCACATGCTGGCAGTCAAGTCGACCATCTACCTCGCGGGGACCATCGAGTCGCTGTTCGCCTGTGCGTACATGATTCTCCTGTTCGCACTGTTCTGCGAGGACGACGTGCTGTCGGTCGATACCGTGATTCGAACGAAAGACAGGTCGATCGATCAATTAAATACGTTCCTGAAAGAAGGGAGTGACGAAACGCATCGGGCGCGCGCCCTGAAGTGGGGGTTGCTCACCGTCGGCCTGCTCTACCTCGGGTCCGCCTGGGGCAAGTTCATGAACGGGCCGATCGACATCTGGCTCTCCGGCGCCGACCTTCAACGGGACATCCTGCGCAACCAGGAGATGACCGGTATGGTACGGCCGCTCGCCCAGCCCATCCTCGAGTACGACGCGCTGGCCTGGATCGGTTTCCTCGGTACCGGCCTGGTCCAGGCGTCGCTCATCGTCGTGGTTCTGCTGGGGCTGCCGATCACGCTGTCCGCGCTCGGCCTGATTGGGTTCCACCTCTCCGTAGTCGCGACGCTGGGCCTGTACTTCATCGACATGATCCTCGTCCTCTCGCTGTTCGCCGCCTGGGACGTGGCCTACCGCTGGCTCGCCGCGGATGCGGACGACCGCGTCACGCTGGTCTACGACGAGCGCTGTTACTTCTGCGCCCGGAGCCTCTATCTCTTCAAGCACCTCGACGTCAACGACTCGGTTCGGTTTCGCTCGCAGTCGGACGCGCCGCGAGAACTCGTCGACCGCGACGGCGTCGACCTCGACGAAGAGATGTACCTGTTCCGCGACGGTGAGGCCTACGGCGGCTACGAGGCATTCCGCCAGCTGTTCAAGCAGTTCCGGGTCTTTGCCCCGATCGTCCTCCTGATGGCGCTCCCGCCGGTCAGGATGGTCGGCAACCGCGTGTACGCCTACATCGCGCGCAACCGGAGTCGCCACTTCGTCTGCAGCATCGACGCCGAGCAGTCCTGAGACGTTTTTCGCCTCCGCGTCGGATTTATACGTCGTTCTGCCCTATACTGCGCCGTGAGTACGCGAACGAACGCACTCGACGCGGTCGTCTTCGGCGTCGACGTTCAGAGCGGTGACGTTCGCGGCGACGCACCCTCCTACGCACTCGTCGTCTACGACGGCGACGAGGACGGCCTCGAGCGAGACGTCGTCTCCCACCGGAAACTGCGCCGCCTGATCGCCGACATCGAGCCAGCCATCGTCGCGACCGACAATATGTACGAACTGGCCGCGGACAAGGATCAGTTGATCCACTTTCTCGGCTCGCTCCCCGCCGGGACCAAACTCGTCCAGGTGACCGGCGACGAACGCCCCGAGTCCCTCTCGCGGGTCGCGAAGCGCCACGGCGTCCCCTACGGCAAGGAGCCCATGAAGGAAGCCGAGGCCGCGGCCCGCCTGGCGGCCCACAGTGTCGGCTACGAGGTGTCGGCCTTTACCGACACCACGGAGGTCAAAGTCTCCAGAGGTCGCTCGACCGGCAAGGGCGGCTGGAGCGCCGACCGCTATACCCGACGGATTCACGGCTCGGTCAAGCGCCGCGCCCGCGAAGTCGAGAGTGCCCTCGAGGACGCCGGCCTCGACTTCGAACGCGAGGTCCGGGAAGCCTACGGCGGGTTCGCCAACGCCGTTTTTACCGTCGATGCCCGCCCCCAGGACATTCCGGTGTCGAACGAGCGCTCGGGCGACGTGCGCGTCGAGATCGAACGGGAGCGACGCGACGGCATCGAGTTTCGCCCGCTCGCGAAGCGCCGCGATCACGTCGTCGTCGGCGTCGACCCCGGGACGACCACCGCGGTCGCCATCGTCGGTCTCCAGGGCGAGGTGCTCGACGTCTGGAGTTCGCGAACGAACACCATGGCCGACGTGATCGAGTGGATCGTCGAGCGCGGCCGCCCGGTGATCGTCGCCGCGGACGTGACGCCGATGCCCGAAACCGTCGAGAAGATCCGCCGGAGCTTCAACGCGGCGGGCTGGACGCCCCAGCGAGACCTGCCGGTCGACGAGAAACAGCACCGCACGGCGGACGAACCCTACGACGACGACCACCAGCGCGACGCGATGGCCGCCGCCCTCTACGCCGTCGACGCCCACGAGGACCAGTTCGAGCGCATCGCCCGCAAACTCCCCGCCGGGATCGATCGCGGCGAGGTGACCGCCCGGGTCGTCGCGGACGGCGAGACCGTCGAGACCGTCCTCGAAGACCTGACCGAGGACGAAGAGAGCGACGAGGAGGAGCGCGAGCACCAGCCTCGAGAGCTGACGGCCGAGGAACGGCGCATCCGCGACCTCGAGCGCCAGGTCGAGCGCCTCGAGGGCCACGTCGAGACCCTCGAGGGTCGGATCGAGGATCGGGACGACCAGATCGAGGACCTCGAGGCGGAACTCGCCGTTACCCGCCGGGAGGAGCGCCGCCAGATCCGCAAGGAGCGGGAAGTGAGTCGACTCGAGCGCAAGGCCGACCGCCTCGAGAGCGAGCGCGACGAGGCCCGCGAGGAGGTCGACGCCCTCGAGGAGAAAGTCGAGCGGATGAAGACCCTCTGGAAGCTCGATCACTCGAACTTCGCGGACGTTTCCGAGAAGAAGGCCGGCCTCGTCCCCGTGAAGGTGATCGAGAAGTTCACGAAGGGGGCGATCAGGGCGGCCGAGGAGGCCTACGGCATCGCGCCCGGCGACGTGGTCTACGTGCGCGACGCCAGCGGCGCGGGGCGCTCGACCGCGGAGCTCCTGGCGAGTTTCGAGCCGCGAGTCGTGCTGAAGAACGGCAACCTCTCGGAGATCGCCGACGCCATCCTCTTCGACCGCGAGATTCCGGTCGGCCCCGGCGACGACGTGGCGATGCAGGAAGTGGACGAGCTGGCCGTGGCCCGCGAATCGGATGTCGAGGCGGTCATCGAGGACTGGCACGACCGGGCGCTCGAACGCAAGCGCGACCAGAAGGCGGAGATGGTCGATCAGCTGATCAGCGAGCACCGGGCGGGCGATAACGAGGTCTGACCGGATTCGGCGTGTCTTTTTCGAGCCCTAAACCATTCCGAACGACTGGAGCACGCCCGTGACCAGCGACTTGACGACGAGGGCGACCCCGATGAGCATGAGGGCGAGGCCGCCAGCGATCAGGTAATTCTGGGTGGCGATCAGGGCGATTCCGGCGATCGCGAGGATCACGCCGAGGATTCCGAGCGGGCCGAGATTTTTGCGCATACCCGCTGTGGACAGTCGATACTCTTAATCGCGGTGGTTTGTGAGCGGGGCTCGAGTCGAAACGAGGGGCGGTTTTCGGAACCTGATTGTCGAGCGCCGAACGCCAGCCGCCGACCACCGAACGCCGAGCCTCGAACCTCGAACGCCGAAACTTGAGCGCCGAGCGTCAGCCCCCGAACGCAAATACGCGTAAACGAGACACTTAACCGGCGACCGACCCTACCAGCAGACGGGAGAGAGAGCCTGGCTGCCGCGATGGCCGGTCCGGAAACGGATCGGCCACCACACGCGAGCGCTCGTATTTCGGTTTCGGGCGCTCGCGCCTGCGAGGAAAGTCCCCCCACCCGTCGGGCGGGTGACCGGACGCAAGTCCGGAGCGGGAGACCGCTGGCTCTGGAACAGCAACGACACGTCTCGGCCCGATCGATGATGCGCGCGAACCCAACCGCGAGGACGGGGAGGTAACCCGCAGAGAGTCTGCGTGGTCGATTTGGACCGCGTTACGTGAGGCGGTGTAGCCGCCCCACGGACGGCCGAGGATCGATGGAACGGCGAATCCTCACCGGTGCAAGTCCGCGTCGCAGGTAGCCCGACAGGACCGCTTTAGGCGGGCGGCGCGGACGCTCAGCCGAATGCCGGGTCGAACAGAAGGGGGCTTACTCCTCTCACCCAGTTTCGTGGGCCTGAGCCACGGCCATGGGTACGGATACGGAATCGCTACTCGAGCAACCAATGTTGAACCGCCGTCTCGACTACGGCACCCGGATCGCACCGCAGGTACGGAAAGTAGAACGTGTGCGTCTCCCCTGGCTCGAGTTCGGCGCTGGCAGAATCGTTGAACACGACGATTCCGTCCTCGAGCAGCGCCTCGACGACGACTCCGACCTCGCCGGTTTTCACCTGCGTCACGTTCCGTAACGTGACGGCGGACCCGTAGACCGGCTCGCCGTCGGCCGTCCCTAGCTGGCCCCAACCCTTCTCGACGAGCGCCGATCCGTCTTCGATCGTTGGGCCCGGGCCCGACGTTCCGCCCTCCGGTTCCTCGAGCGTGTATCGATCCACGCCATCCGCGCTCCCCTCCGTCGTGACGATCTCGAAGAGGTACGTCTCCCGACTCCGTTCGACGAACAGCTTACTCTCGACGACGCGGTCTCCGTCGTCCCGGTCGAACGCCGCCCGTACCGTTTCTATGTAACTACCGGGGCGGTCGAACTCGATGCG
This region of Natronosalvus halobius genomic DNA includes:
- a CDS encoding AAA family ATPase gives rise to the protein MDAPLWTETYAPTLEELPQDDARAYLERAVEEPINLILQGPPGSGKTAATKALAAAAHGVPESATNDSGERRTGSSGTADNDLIIINVADFFGRTKTEIKNDPRFAHFLTGRSSMSKRDMINHVLKESASYAPVSGSYKTVLLDNAEAVREDFQQALRRIMEQHHRTTQFVLATRQPTKLIPPIRSRCFPVSMRAPSSEETVAVLERIVEAEDVDYDWDGLEFVAGYADGNLRRAILAAQTTVETEGELTMSTAYETIGTVGYGDEVESMLDDAEAGAFTDARSTLDELLVDEGLDGGEVLEEILTVARKRYQGEALARMHRLAADVEFEMTEGASDRIHVGHLLAELGRNA
- a CDS encoding DUF7282 domain-containing protein, encoding MSSNLTLGTAKLLLALLVAIAVVLAAGLAVGQAPALFGVEEEPEASITFPDQTTNGSGVEVESVTLSDGGFIVITNSAGETVAVSDRLDSGSHENVTIEQTDEDGGDLVGQLTATVHQDTADEGTYTFEESDGQEDRPYTENDLPVSDTASVTLSEREGDTPTDSFQVESLSLPTTATTNETVTVEAEIRNPRDVENRQRVEIRVDGEVLERKIIALEAEETTTVSFELETARLDPGDRTIGIYTTDHGQLDTLTIQYDTPPELALLEANESTATVNVTLPEDGFLTVENESQAVRGISENLSAGTHENVTLEFEAEGDETLFVVLYSGEPDEYDEEEGFPNADAIVIDGDRIRAALPSDDDQIQEG
- the rnz gene encoding ribonuclease Z; protein product: MTLCVTFLGTSGAIPTTGRNPSSLFVAREGEQFLFDAGEGTQRQMMRFGTGFSVSHLFVTHTHGDHVLGIPGLLQTMAFNDREEPLAIHCPRGTRRHLRSLVTLLGNRPSFPVRINEVDGGDVVYRGGDYEVRAFDTDHDTRSVGYALVEDDRKGRFDRERAEELGVPVGPAFSRLHEGEPVELEDGAVVRPEQVVGEPRPGRSLVYTGDTRPTEATLEVADDPDLLIHDATFADDWADRADHTAHSTARQAGRVASRAGAKRLALVHISSRYAGRPTSHLAEAREAFDGDPEVVSIPDDGGSIDVPYPDE
- a CDS encoding thiol-disulfide oxidoreductase DCC family protein — translated: MSAFVNYFDDDTRSTPINLAVVRVLLGSWVLWRMLSLDWDFYGEWPRHFNPPIAYLHQDVFFTLLPYLQWVLAGLLVLFIVGYKTRWSGGLASLLMMHMLAVKSTIYLAGTIESLFACAYMILLFALFCEDDVLSVDTVIRTKDRSIDQLNTFLKEGSDETHRARALKWGLLTVGLLYLGSAWGKFMNGPIDIWLSGADLQRDILRNQEMTGMVRPLAQPILEYDALAWIGFLGTGLVQASLIVVVLLGLPITLSALGLIGFHLSVVATLGLYFIDMILVLSLFAAWDVAYRWLAADADDRVTLVYDERCYFCARSLYLFKHLDVNDSVRFRSQSDAPRELVDRDGVDLDEEMYLFRDGEAYGGYEAFRQLFKQFRVFAPIVLLMALPPVRMVGNRVYAYIARNRSRHFVCSIDAEQS
- a CDS encoding DUF460 domain-containing protein, giving the protein MSTRTNALDAVVFGVDVQSGDVRGDAPSYALVVYDGDEDGLERDVVSHRKLRRLIADIEPAIVATDNMYELAADKDQLIHFLGSLPAGTKLVQVTGDERPESLSRVAKRHGVPYGKEPMKEAEAAARLAAHSVGYEVSAFTDTTEVKVSRGRSTGKGGWSADRYTRRIHGSVKRRAREVESALEDAGLDFEREVREAYGGFANAVFTVDARPQDIPVSNERSGDVRVEIERERRDGIEFRPLAKRRDHVVVGVDPGTTTAVAIVGLQGEVLDVWSSRTNTMADVIEWIVERGRPVIVAADVTPMPETVEKIRRSFNAAGWTPQRDLPVDEKQHRTADEPYDDDHQRDAMAAALYAVDAHEDQFERIARKLPAGIDRGEVTARVVADGETVETVLEDLTEDEESDEEEREHQPRELTAEERRIRDLERQVERLEGHVETLEGRIEDRDDQIEDLEAELAVTRREERRQIRKEREVSRLERKADRLESERDEAREEVDALEEKVERMKTLWKLDHSNFADVSEKKAGLVPVKVIEKFTKGAIRAAEEAYGIAPGDVVYVRDASGAGRSTAELLASFEPRVVLKNGNLSEIADAILFDREIPVGPGDDVAMQEVDELAVARESDVEAVIEDWHDRALERKRDQKAEMVDQLISEHRAGDNEV
- a CDS encoding DUF7470 family protein is translated as MRKNLGPLGILGVILAIAGIALIATQNYLIAGGLALMLIGVALVVKSLVTGVLQSFGMV